Proteins encoded by one window of Nocardia goodfellowii:
- a CDS encoding lycopene cyclase domain-containing protein has protein sequence MTYSHFLGVFILPALLLAVLLAAFTLRARGFGTTLRIGAVTLGVLVVVAVGWTTPWDSWIIRQGVWSYPPNSVTGTVFRVPFEELGFMAAQVLIVGIWTLTLIAHRVAGYHPDGPWPWASAPLNRLGATSLWTALVIVGFVLAVSFEHLLYFGSSLVLTGIPLALQRAVGADVLRRFRLLRLCALAPVAFFVVADRVAIDAGAWSISSRYTTGWEVGGLPVEEIAFFTLTSLLVIDGLVLACHPEIHRRLPIKPKALRRSSDRRSPQLSETG, from the coding sequence GTGACCTATTCCCACTTCCTGGGTGTCTTCATACTGCCTGCGTTGCTGCTCGCGGTGTTGCTCGCGGCTTTCACCCTGCGCGCCCGTGGTTTCGGCACGACGCTGCGAATAGGCGCGGTGACCCTGGGCGTACTGGTCGTCGTCGCCGTCGGCTGGACCACCCCGTGGGACAGCTGGATCATCAGGCAAGGCGTGTGGTCTTATCCGCCGAATTCGGTGACGGGCACCGTGTTCCGGGTGCCGTTCGAGGAACTGGGCTTCATGGCAGCGCAGGTGCTGATCGTGGGTATCTGGACATTGACGCTGATAGCCCATCGAGTGGCTGGATATCATCCGGACGGACCCTGGCCCTGGGCTTCGGCGCCACTGAACCGGCTGGGCGCCACCAGTTTATGGACCGCACTGGTCATTGTCGGGTTCGTGCTCGCGGTCTCCTTCGAGCACCTGCTGTATTTCGGGTCTTCGCTGGTGCTGACGGGGATTCCGTTGGCGCTGCAGCGTGCGGTGGGTGCTGACGTGCTGCGCCGGTTCCGGTTGTTGCGGCTGTGCGCACTGGCTCCGGTCGCGTTCTTCGTGGTCGCCGACCGTGTCGCCATCGACGCGGGCGCCTGGTCCATCTCCTCCCGATACACCACCGGCTGGGAGGTCGGCGGGCTACCGGTCGAGGAAATCGCCTTCTTCACACTGACGAGCCTGTTGGTCATCGACGGCCTGGTGCTGGCCTGCCATCCGGAAATCCACCGCCGACTGCCGATCAAACCGAAAGCACTGCGCCGCTCGTCCGACCGGCGATCGCCACAACTTTCCGAGACAGGGTGA
- a CDS encoding carotenoid oxygenase family protein has protein sequence MATDPYLTGAYTPVYTEHTEFSLPVEGTLPEALDGLFTYIGPNPIVPPTGYRARHYAWFRQDGFVSGVRLRGGRAHWFRNRWIRSRRVCREMGEPRPAGPRHFLSDVVHTNVVCHGDLLLALVETGCVPVRLSSTLETVAYTDLDSALPHGVSAHPKLDPNTGELVIVAHTPLHTWGEYLVIDKQGRVRRCERVDLAGRPLIHDIALTDRHVILFDLPVRFKPSVAVRGQLPYRWDRRHQARIGVFPRDLGPAAIRWFDIAACFVLHTVTAAAAGDRITVRAIRYERMFDHSDDPLAGGGGQLWEWEIDLAAGTTRERQLDDRMQELPRLDPRTVAGPSRYYYAVSGSVEAIADRQPTDLLKHDLLTGTTAIRDYGGSGGVPSEAVFVPRGTAEDDGWLLHLLYDLERDVSKLVVLDSHDFDGAPTAVIDLPCRVPSGFHASWIEGTAIEAVDAALAQASK, from the coding sequence ATGGCTACCGATCCGTACCTGACCGGTGCCTACACCCCGGTCTACACCGAGCACACCGAATTCTCCTTGCCGGTCGAAGGAACGCTTCCGGAAGCGCTGGACGGGTTGTTCACCTACATCGGACCGAATCCGATAGTGCCACCGACCGGATACCGTGCCCGCCACTACGCGTGGTTCCGGCAGGACGGATTCGTCTCCGGGGTGCGACTGCGCGGCGGACGGGCACACTGGTTCCGCAACCGCTGGATTCGTTCCCGCAGAGTGTGTCGTGAGATGGGTGAGCCACGCCCCGCCGGGCCGCGCCATTTTTTGAGCGATGTCGTCCACACCAACGTCGTCTGTCACGGCGATCTGCTGCTGGCTCTGGTCGAAACCGGTTGTGTGCCAGTGCGATTGAGTTCCACGCTGGAAACCGTGGCCTATACCGACCTCGATTCCGCCCTGCCGCACGGGGTGTCGGCGCACCCCAAACTCGACCCGAACACGGGCGAGCTGGTCATCGTCGCGCACACCCCGTTGCACACCTGGGGTGAATATCTCGTCATCGACAAACAAGGCCGCGTGCGGCGCTGCGAGCGCGTCGACCTGGCCGGCCGTCCGCTGATCCACGACATCGCGCTGACCGACCGGCACGTCATCCTGTTCGATCTGCCGGTGCGATTCAAGCCCTCCGTCGCCGTCCGCGGTCAACTTCCGTACCGGTGGGACCGCCGTCACCAAGCGCGCATCGGCGTCTTCCCCCGTGACCTCGGGCCCGCTGCGATCCGATGGTTCGACATCGCCGCGTGCTTCGTCCTGCATACGGTCACCGCGGCGGCGGCCGGTGACCGAATTACCGTGCGGGCGATCAGATACGAGCGCATGTTCGACCATTCCGACGATCCGCTGGCCGGGGGCGGCGGCCAGCTGTGGGAGTGGGAGATAGACCTGGCGGCAGGCACTACGCGCGAACGCCAACTCGACGACCGGATGCAAGAGCTGCCCCGGCTGGACCCGCGGACGGTTGCCGGGCCATCCCGCTACTACTACGCCGTTTCCGGTTCGGTCGAGGCCATCGCCGACCGGCAGCCGACAGATCTGCTCAAGCACGACTTGCTGACCGGCACGACCGCCATCCGTGACTACGGCGGATCCGGGGGAGTGCCGAGCGAGGCTGTTTTCGTGCCGCGCGGGACTGCCGAAGACGACGGATGGCTGCTGCACCTGCTCTACGACCTCGAACGCGACGTGAGCAAACTCGTCGTTCTGGACTCGCACGACTTCGACGGCGCGCCGACCGCGGTGATCGATCTGCCATGCCGCGTCCCGTCCGGGTTCCACGCCAGCTGGATCGAGGGGACCGCGATCGAGGCAGTCGATGCGGCACTCGCACAGGCATCGAAGTGA
- a CDS encoding wax ester/triacylglycerol synthase family O-acyltransferase translates to MKFISPIDAMFLIAENHVQPMHAATLQLLEPPEHAGPGFVRDLYDTLLRHTEFDLAFTRRPRTALGMPIDWAVEEVDLRCHVKHSGLPHPGGMSELLDLVSDLHRQMFDRTRPPWEVHLIEGLQDGRFALYFKWHHALFDGISAQTIIRGAYSTDALGKQAHPLWHLPPGHRPRGRATATDTRTDEAAKTPPRRTTWQGALDAGLAAVPSAAPKTVFNVPIGSARRCEIGAVPISQAKTISARTGTTINDVILAITGGALRAYLNRHDRLPVKSIVAMVPVSLRPEGSYDRQGGNKVGAALCKLGTDIEDPLQRLARISGSMLRTKQIHSNLSSAQSLGLSALLLAPGVVKTLIDPVVSVPPPFNVVISNIPGIAHERYWGGARLSGMYPLSFPLHGHALNITVSSIVDELDFGFVACAESVPALADLPMFLLQSAAELTSAVGASQLS, encoded by the coding sequence GTGAAGTTCATTTCCCCGATCGACGCGATGTTCCTGATCGCCGAGAACCACGTCCAGCCGATGCACGCGGCCACACTGCAGCTACTGGAGCCGCCCGAGCACGCGGGCCCAGGCTTTGTTCGCGACCTCTACGACACGCTGCTGCGGCACACGGAGTTCGACCTCGCGTTCACTCGACGTCCGCGCACCGCGCTGGGCATGCCGATCGATTGGGCCGTCGAGGAGGTGGATCTTCGTTGCCATGTGAAGCATTCGGGCCTGCCGCACCCGGGCGGGATGAGCGAACTGCTGGACCTCGTTTCGGACCTGCACCGGCAGATGTTCGACCGAACGCGCCCACCCTGGGAAGTGCATCTGATCGAAGGCCTCCAGGACGGCCGTTTCGCCCTCTACTTCAAATGGCACCACGCGCTTTTCGACGGAATCTCGGCACAGACGATCATCCGCGGCGCCTACTCCACCGACGCCCTCGGCAAGCAGGCTCACCCGCTGTGGCACCTGCCTCCCGGCCACCGCCCACGCGGGCGTGCGACAGCAACGGATACGCGCACCGACGAAGCGGCGAAGACACCGCCACGGCGGACGACTTGGCAGGGCGCCCTCGACGCCGGGCTGGCGGCCGTGCCGTCCGCCGCACCCAAAACAGTGTTCAACGTGCCCATCGGTTCCGCCCGGCGTTGCGAAATCGGCGCCGTGCCGATATCGCAGGCAAAGACCATTTCCGCCCGGACCGGAACCACCATCAACGATGTCATCCTGGCGATCACCGGCGGCGCACTGCGCGCCTACCTGAACAGACACGATCGCTTGCCCGTCAAGTCGATCGTCGCCATGGTGCCGGTCTCGCTGCGACCCGAAGGCAGTTACGACCGTCAGGGTGGCAACAAGGTCGGAGCCGCTCTGTGCAAACTGGGCACCGACATCGAAGACCCGCTGCAACGGCTCGCCCGCATCAGCGGTTCGATGCTGCGCACTAAACAAATACACTCGAATTTGTCCAGCGCTCAATCGCTGGGGCTGTCGGCCCTGCTGTTGGCCCCCGGCGTGGTGAAGACGCTGATAGACCCGGTCGTGTCGGTACCGCCGCCGTTCAACGTCGTCATCTCCAACATCCCGGGAATCGCGCACGAGCGCTATTGGGGCGGCGCTCGTCTCAGCGGGATGTATCCCCTGTCCTTCCCGTTGCACGGGCACGCGCTCAACATCACGGTCTCCAGCATCGTGGACGAGCTCGATTTCGGCTTCGTGGCGTGCGCGGAATCCGTTCCGGCACTGGCAGATCTGCCGATGTTTCTCCTCCAGTCGGCCGCCGAGCTGACATCGGCCGTCGGTGCGTCCCAGCTCTCGTAG
- a CDS encoding FAD-dependent oxidoreductase, whose protein sequence is MPHVITGDCCSLGSCVRVCPLDCIHPRPDEPGFATAEMLFIDPGVCIDCGACADACAADAAKHISTLTGDQQHYAQANREHFRANPVPAGSQAPSWTLRPLPPGTPRLRIAIIGSGPAGMFAAEELLRHPEVEVDVYERLYTPWGLLRSGVAPDHPRTKSVAATFEVLAREANVRLLLGVEVGKDVSVDELRRHYHAVVIAIGASAPKKLAVPGHALPGSLAAAELAAWYNGHPDSADLDVRLAGPRAVVVGNGNLALDIARMLLADPGALRATDIAAHALAALETGAITEVTIVGRGDPAQAAFTEPAADALARCDSLSITTDREFTASDLRAHRALRTLQGAGPRTASKRVNFRFATSVAAIRGGDSVEYVRLVGTNGHSEVIPACLVVHAIGHHRTPLPGLAMDAAGPTAAGRVTAQGVPIPGLYSVGWHKRGARGTIGANRFCAKATIAALRADYIAGKLRQPVREPADLEARFRRASVHPVGYAGWLKIDSEERRRGHRALRPRIKLVDHEELSARAHD, encoded by the coding sequence ATGCCCCATGTCATCACCGGTGACTGCTGCAGCCTCGGCAGCTGCGTGCGGGTATGCCCTCTGGACTGCATCCATCCCAGGCCGGACGAGCCTGGATTCGCCACCGCCGAGATGCTGTTCATCGATCCTGGCGTCTGCATCGACTGTGGCGCTTGCGCGGACGCCTGCGCCGCGGACGCGGCCAAACACATCTCCACTCTCACCGGTGACCAGCAGCATTACGCGCAGGCGAACCGGGAACACTTCCGCGCCAACCCGGTGCCGGCCGGCTCCCAGGCGCCGAGCTGGACGCTGCGTCCCTTACCACCGGGCACGCCGCGGTTGCGCATAGCCATCATCGGATCCGGTCCCGCGGGAATGTTCGCCGCCGAGGAACTACTGCGGCACCCCGAAGTCGAGGTCGATGTCTATGAGCGGCTGTACACACCGTGGGGTCTGCTTCGATCCGGTGTCGCTCCGGACCATCCGAGAACGAAGAGCGTCGCCGCGACATTCGAGGTCCTCGCCCGAGAAGCGAACGTGCGCTTGCTGTTAGGCGTCGAGGTAGGCAAGGACGTGAGTGTGGACGAACTCCGCCGGCACTACCACGCTGTCGTCATCGCCATCGGTGCGTCCGCACCGAAGAAGCTGGCGGTACCGGGCCACGCGTTGCCCGGCAGCCTGGCCGCCGCCGAGCTCGCGGCCTGGTACAACGGCCACCCCGACTCGGCAGATCTGGATGTTCGGCTGGCGGGGCCGCGGGCGGTCGTGGTCGGCAACGGAAACCTCGCCCTCGATATCGCTCGGATGCTGCTCGCCGACCCGGGTGCGCTGCGTGCCACCGATATCGCCGCCCATGCGCTGGCCGCACTCGAAACCGGCGCGATCACCGAAGTGACGATCGTCGGGCGCGGCGATCCAGCACAGGCCGCGTTCACCGAGCCCGCGGCCGACGCGCTGGCGCGCTGTGACTCGTTGTCCATCACTACGGATCGGGAATTCACGGCGAGTGACCTGCGGGCGCACCGCGCACTCCGAACGCTGCAGGGGGCCGGGCCCCGTACCGCGAGCAAGCGGGTCAATTTCCGTTTCGCCACCTCCGTCGCGGCGATCCGCGGCGGCGACAGCGTCGAATACGTGCGGCTGGTCGGGACGAACGGCCACAGTGAAGTAATACCGGCATGTTTGGTCGTCCACGCGATCGGTCATCACCGCACGCCGCTGCCAGGGCTGGCGATGGATGCGGCCGGCCCGACCGCGGCGGGGCGCGTTACCGCACAGGGTGTGCCGATCCCAGGGCTGTACAGCGTGGGCTGGCACAAACGCGGAGCCCGCGGCACGATCGGCGCCAACCGCTTCTGCGCCAAAGCGACAATCGCGGCGCTGCGCGCGGACTACATAGCGGGAAAGCTCCGGCAACCCGTGCGGGAGCCGGCCGATCTGGAAGCGCGCTTTCGCCGCGCCTCCGTTCATCCCGTCGGGTATGCCGGCTGGCTGAAGATCGACAGCGAGGAACGCCGTCGCGGCCACCGAGCGCTGCGGCCACGCATCAAACTCGTCGACCACGAGGAGCTGTCCGCCCGCGCGCACGACTGA
- a CDS encoding AurF N-oxygenase family protein, which produces MTRTPSPTDRTVQMLLDSAATSTFDINADIDWGAGPVPEMMYLSEHRCALYGTEIWAMMTPEQRIEFSRHQMASMHAIEIWVETLLNTFLMRQVLNSDVATPLAWHLYTEIADECRHSTMFGRIIAAAGAPTYGPPAWAFHLTQAAAALAPPFIVVGMTLAMFFEEYGDALQRELAADENVQPLVRRVSHIHVVEESRHLTFARAELAERIPHSPIEKAIVAAIYGPVAFLVTRFMVPPTVYENVGLDARLASRAAKTNKYWRESQRWFSERAMHTFAELGIRNRFGDAICRFAGVL; this is translated from the coding sequence ATGACGAGAACTCCTTCGCCGACCGACCGGACCGTGCAGATGCTGCTCGACAGCGCCGCTACCTCGACCTTCGACATCAATGCCGACATCGACTGGGGCGCGGGACCGGTCCCGGAAATGATGTACCTCTCCGAACATCGGTGCGCACTGTATGGCACCGAGATCTGGGCCATGATGACGCCGGAACAGCGCATCGAGTTCTCCCGGCACCAAATGGCGTCGATGCATGCGATCGAGATCTGGGTGGAGACCCTGTTGAATACGTTCTTGATGCGGCAGGTGCTGAACAGTGACGTCGCGACGCCGCTGGCCTGGCATCTCTACACCGAGATCGCGGACGAGTGCAGGCATTCGACCATGTTCGGACGCATCATCGCCGCCGCCGGAGCGCCGACCTACGGTCCGCCGGCGTGGGCGTTTCACCTCACGCAGGCGGCTGCCGCGCTCGCTCCGCCCTTCATCGTCGTCGGCATGACGTTGGCGATGTTCTTCGAGGAGTACGGCGACGCCCTCCAGCGCGAACTCGCCGCCGATGAGAACGTGCAGCCGCTGGTCCGGCGGGTCAGCCATATCCACGTGGTCGAGGAGTCTCGGCATCTGACCTTCGCTCGCGCGGAATTGGCCGAAAGAATTCCCCACTCACCGATCGAGAAGGCGATAGTCGCCGCGATCTACGGTCCGGTGGCCTTCCTGGTGACTCGGTTCATGGTGCCGCCCACGGTGTACGAGAACGTCGGACTCGACGCGCGACTCGCATCGCGGGCGGCCAAGACCAACAAGTATTGGCGGGAGTCGCAGCGATGGTTTTCCGAACGGGCGATGCACACCTTCGCCGAACTCGGGATACGCAACAGATTCGGTGACGCGATCTGCCGCTTCGCCGGAGTGCTGTGA
- a CDS encoding CocE/NonD family hydrolase, with amino-acid sequence MSDGATLTADITRPGTDGEPVAEPLPAVVIFTPYNKMLSRLYFTMAALKTMGRLVDSVAPTAAEHPRLRFTPWDLFRTLAVGGLETMADYRGLARRGYATVVVDIRGTGSSTGAWEFHGEREQLDYLETLAWVREQPWCNGDLGLAGISYHAQVALIAAGLRPPGLKAAFIEEGSEDIAREIALAGGVPCPFVLGWILGVTAGKWIPSVTGLARSGLLGRYLRDRVAHPVSWLDRGLHLFASDDHPDSRLGPTWQARLARFEQIEVPTFLYSAWHDIYSRSSTRLYDRLQMPPGEKQVLVDQGYHLSPGSGLGAPGGPPTLADLQSAWFDKWLKGIDTNIDHYGPIVVRRQADGWVRLDEFPEPGSQVCRLYLESTSSGTASYAGYDGSLSVAAPTGVHTIPIPARLAFAPAASNTAVVTLGLSVLLGPDFGTDERPVEIAAVCFTGAPLPADTVLSGPLNLHFQAITTGIDAFWSITVSDVDPDGSAAVLTRGALRSSLRALDPAGCRYVDGQLVHAQHPMTADSALPVEPHVPHTLDIDIQSTDALIRAGHRLRVAVRHASFPLHMRTPSIQRKLGRQAIYLTGTEPSYLTFLAKPLTGSTTPLGGQRS; translated from the coding sequence ATGTCCGACGGGGCGACCCTCACCGCGGATATCACGCGGCCCGGCACCGACGGCGAACCGGTAGCCGAGCCACTGCCCGCCGTGGTGATCTTCACCCCATACAACAAAATGCTGTCTCGTCTGTACTTCACCATGGCCGCGCTGAAAACAATGGGCCGCCTGGTGGATTCGGTCGCCCCGACGGCGGCGGAGCACCCCCGTCTCCGTTTCACACCATGGGATCTGTTCCGGACATTGGCCGTCGGCGGCCTGGAAACGATGGCCGACTACCGGGGTCTGGCGCGGCGCGGGTACGCGACGGTCGTAGTCGATATCCGGGGCACCGGTTCCTCCACCGGAGCCTGGGAATTCCACGGTGAGCGCGAACAATTGGATTACCTGGAGACCCTGGCGTGGGTGCGTGAACAACCTTGGTGCAACGGCGATTTGGGGCTGGCCGGAATCTCTTACCATGCACAAGTCGCGTTGATCGCCGCGGGCTTGCGGCCGCCGGGGCTGAAGGCCGCCTTCATCGAGGAGGGGTCCGAGGACATCGCCCGGGAAATCGCGCTGGCCGGCGGCGTGCCGTGCCCATTCGTCCTCGGCTGGATCCTCGGAGTCACCGCGGGCAAATGGATTCCGTCGGTGACCGGCCTGGCCCGCTCGGGGCTGCTCGGCCGATATCTGCGTGACCGGGTCGCCCATCCCGTGTCCTGGCTGGACCGGGGCCTGCACCTGTTCGCCTCGGACGACCACCCTGACAGCCGTCTCGGTCCGACCTGGCAGGCAAGGCTGGCACGGTTCGAACAGATCGAAGTACCCACCTTTCTCTACAGCGCCTGGCATGACATCTACAGCCGTTCGTCGACACGTCTCTACGATCGGTTGCAGATGCCGCCCGGCGAGAAACAAGTGCTGGTCGATCAGGGGTATCACCTGTCTCCCGGCTCCGGGCTCGGTGCCCCGGGCGGCCCACCGACGCTGGCGGATCTGCAGAGCGCCTGGTTCGACAAGTGGCTCAAGGGGATCGACACCAACATCGACCACTACGGTCCGATCGTTGTCCGACGTCAGGCAGACGGCTGGGTCCGGCTCGACGAATTCCCCGAACCCGGGTCGCAGGTGTGCCGGCTCTATCTCGAATCCACCAGCAGCGGTACGGCTTCCTACGCCGGCTACGACGGCTCGCTCAGCGTCGCCGCGCCGACCGGAGTGCACACCATCCCCATACCGGCGCGACTGGCCTTCGCTCCGGCCGCGAGCAATACCGCCGTCGTGACGCTGGGGTTGTCGGTCCTTCTCGGTCCGGATTTCGGGACCGACGAACGGCCGGTCGAGATCGCCGCGGTGTGCTTCACCGGCGCACCGCTGCCCGCGGACACGGTGCTGTCCGGCCCGCTCAATCTGCACTTCCAGGCGATCACCACCGGCATCGACGCGTTCTGGTCGATCACCGTCAGCGACGTTGACCCCGACGGCTCCGCCGCGGTCCTGACCCGCGGCGCCCTGCGTTCCTCGCTCAGAGCGCTCGACCCGGCCGGCTGCCGCTATGTCGACGGTCAGCTCGTGCATGCCCAGCATCCGATGACCGCGGATTCCGCTCTGCCGGTCGAGCCGCACGTGCCGCACACCCTCGATATCGACATCCAATCCACCGACGCGTTGATCCGCGCGGGCCACCGGCTCCGGGTCGCCGTACGCCACGCCAGCTTTCCGCTACACATGCGCACGCCGTCGATCCAGCGGAAGCTGGGCCGCCAAGCCATCTATCTGACCGGCACCGAGCCGAGCTATCTGACCTTCCTCGCCAAACCGCTCACCGGCAGCACGACGCCCCTTGGAGGACAACGATCATGA
- a CDS encoding metal-dependent hydrolase family protein, producing the protein MPSSTRFVIVADHCWDGVGSRPTGPTAVVVDNGTIVSVSPVTGEVRQGDAAIVELGRRTLLPGLIDCHVHLVDERLDIASAAYQALRAVPPMRALLANGFTTVRDLGSAGDAINVGLRQAVDTGLVEGPRLFVAPNIISTPGGHGDKMPQLTERYGVEIGTIAAGADQLRKLVREQLRFGADWIKFAASGGFSSAADTPDQVSFTLAEMTAIVDTARDLGLPCAAHAVNDESVRRALRAGVRSIEHASLVTAETLASIAEHGAYLVPTLYGPRYFVDHLDDDDFWTDYEPRMRAKIRRHAEQIKASAELLAASDVDIAYGTDAGMFPHGDNWREFQAMDEVGISPLRTLRAATSVAADLLNRPDLGRIEQGATADLIAVDGHPFTDIEAMGRVEFVMQNGVIRLDPRAPDR; encoded by the coding sequence ATGCCGTCGAGTACGCGTTTCGTCATTGTCGCGGATCACTGCTGGGACGGGGTCGGTTCCCGTCCCACCGGGCCGACCGCCGTAGTCGTGGACAACGGCACCATCGTTTCGGTTTCCCCGGTCACAGGGGAGGTTCGGCAAGGGGACGCGGCAATCGTCGAATTGGGAAGGCGCACACTGCTACCGGGGCTCATCGACTGCCATGTGCATCTGGTCGACGAGAGGCTCGATATAGCGTCGGCCGCGTACCAGGCGCTGCGAGCGGTACCGCCCATGCGAGCGCTGCTCGCCAACGGATTCACCACAGTTCGTGATCTGGGCAGTGCGGGCGATGCGATCAACGTCGGGCTGCGGCAGGCGGTGGACACCGGCCTTGTCGAAGGCCCCCGACTCTTCGTCGCACCCAACATCATCTCCACCCCGGGCGGACACGGGGACAAGATGCCTCAGCTTACCGAACGCTACGGAGTGGAGATCGGCACGATCGCCGCCGGGGCCGATCAACTGAGAAAGCTTGTCCGCGAACAGCTCCGGTTCGGCGCCGACTGGATCAAGTTCGCCGCCAGCGGCGGCTTCAGTTCGGCGGCGGACACGCCGGACCAGGTCTCGTTCACCCTTGCCGAAATGACCGCGATCGTCGATACAGCGCGAGACCTCGGTTTGCCTTGCGCGGCGCACGCTGTCAACGACGAATCGGTGCGCCGCGCCCTGCGGGCAGGTGTCCGCAGCATCGAACACGCGAGTCTCGTCACGGCCGAGACGCTTGCGAGTATCGCCGAGCACGGCGCCTACCTTGTGCCCACGCTCTATGGTCCGCGCTACTTCGTCGACCACCTCGATGACGACGACTTCTGGACCGACTACGAACCGCGGATGCGTGCGAAGATCCGCCGGCACGCCGAGCAGATCAAGGCATCGGCCGAGCTTCTCGCGGCCAGCGACGTCGACATCGCATACGGGACCGATGCGGGCATGTTTCCGCACGGAGACAACTGGCGCGAATTCCAAGCGATGGATGAAGTCGGAATCAGCCCGCTACGAACCCTGCGGGCAGCGACCAGCGTCGCGGCCGACCTGTTGAACCGTCCGGATCTCGGCCGTATCGAACAGGGTGCCACCGCCGACCTCATCGCCGTCGACGGGCATCCGTTCACCGACATCGAGGCTATGGGCCGGGTGGAGTTCGTCATGCAGAACGGCGTCATCCGGCTGGACCCGCGCGCTCCGGACCGATGA
- a CDS encoding histidine decarboxylase: MKFPDQKDLTILDDPSETTATSEHDVEILTDTAAQMLGGREYMLGFPVNLDFDYRQLSEFLAVHGNNVGDPRKESEYHFHTKPFELAVIDFFARLAGCPDAFGYVTNGGTEGNLFGCYLGRERFPDAVMYYSAAAHYSMMKIARLLRVEARSVACLADQTMDLDNLTELHRRHGDGRAALVVATIGTTTGGAYDDIAGVRAALNTLGTTNIHIHSDAAFGGLLAALGPTPRPWAFESGADTVAISGHKMIGGPIPSGIVLAHRRDVEKIRKTDVAVGSDDDTINGSRDAFTPALLWYELRRLGRTGLRRRVQHCLDTARYAENRLRGEGRNPVRPPGSNTVVFDAPSAEVCQRWNLLTVDERAHLVTMPHVTEEHIDRLCAEIRR, translated from the coding sequence ATGAAATTCCCAGACCAGAAGGATCTCACCATCCTCGACGACCCATCGGAAACCACCGCGACTTCGGAGCACGATGTGGAGATCTTGACCGACACGGCCGCTCAGATGCTCGGTGGACGTGAGTACATGCTCGGTTTCCCGGTCAATCTCGACTTCGACTACCGGCAACTGTCGGAGTTCCTGGCCGTCCACGGCAACAATGTGGGCGACCCGCGGAAGGAGAGCGAATATCATTTCCACACCAAGCCTTTCGAACTGGCGGTGATCGACTTCTTCGCCCGCCTGGCGGGATGTCCGGATGCCTTCGGCTACGTCACGAACGGCGGTACCGAAGGGAATCTGTTCGGCTGCTATCTCGGGCGCGAACGTTTTCCGGACGCTGTCATGTACTACTCGGCTGCCGCGCACTATTCGATGATGAAGATCGCACGACTCCTACGCGTCGAGGCGCGCTCCGTCGCCTGTCTGGCGGACCAAACCATGGATCTCGACAACTTGACGGAGCTGCATCGACGGCACGGCGATGGCCGGGCGGCGCTGGTGGTCGCCACGATCGGGACCACCACCGGCGGTGCCTACGATGACATCGCCGGGGTCCGGGCGGCGTTGAACACGCTCGGCACGACAAACATTCATATCCACTCCGACGCCGCTTTCGGTGGTCTACTGGCGGCGCTCGGACCGACCCCTCGGCCCTGGGCGTTCGAGTCCGGCGCCGATACGGTGGCGATCAGCGGGCACAAGATGATCGGCGGCCCTATCCCGAGCGGGATAGTGCTGGCACACCGCCGGGATGTCGAGAAGATCCGGAAAACAGATGTCGCGGTCGGCTCCGATGACGACACCATCAATGGGTCGCGCGATGCGTTCACTCCGGCGCTGCTCTGGTACGAACTACGCCGCCTGGGACGCACGGGTCTGCGCCGACGCGTCCAGCACTGTCTCGATACCGCGCGCTACGCCGAGAATCGCTTGCGCGGCGAAGGCAGGAATCCGGTGCGGCCACCCGGCAGCAATACCGTTGTCTTCGACGCTCCCTCGGCGGAGGTATGCCAACGGTGGAACTTGTTGACCGTCGATGAGAGGGCCCACCTCGTCACCATGCCGCATGTCACCGAAGAGCACATAGACCGCCTCTGCGCGGAAATCCGCCGCTGA